In Cyprinus carpio isolate SPL01 chromosome A14, ASM1834038v1, whole genome shotgun sequence, a single window of DNA contains:
- the LOC109104436 gene encoding ensconsin-like isoform X3 gives MAEGATSLKGLRAQMAAAAQAQAEERRNQAGNSPTPAAPASTVKSQTRPVIDGAALRIDDKLRVAKERREEQEKQHASRETQLLERERKTRLQVERQMEERQKKLEEQRRKEEQRRAAVEEKRKQKLEEEKVHYEAVMRRTLERSQRVEQRQKRWSWGGLSDSDNKNGQIDSGPASSPIAIVISPASPATKQPRNQTSQDKRSSSTTNLKQTDSVISKRLSSSSATLLNSPDKRAKKRSSSLNRLPSNVPQASKEVHKQPQVEKTGPILKKRSSSLSRVGAKTQPVTKPEKSTADESVSIARRMLAAPVDSSVLSRLLTPTQASLARSKSAAALSAEGGDTQESHLCPRSASASPMQPPAHGPLRSRSSDRKKGPPASVSADGISSMMQKAEKEKRFTSPVGKRPASPSSRHRSPSPSPAANTTTRAPSPGAAKQSPSFRTPSPSGSKQRPPSPQPSATSKPPPIQKPALTPTGPPTLRKRDSKPKDMSPMMPVTPQSPETSMPSPAPAPKTKEESSSKAGIAGTNSAAEASKILAENRRLAREQKEKEEQLRIQKEEEEKLRKEEEKRLAEEERLRRAEEEKRLAEERKREEEVQARIAEEERQRMELEEQQRQAELEKEREEAEAKALEEAERQRQERERIMQQNQQERMERKKRIEEIMKRTRKTDQIDFKSNDERDIPYEDGEEAEDQIYCENKEYQAVESEQNAMKTEPSDFQEHHLPEEEPVSEQEGPVDRMNTQTDVDNKENSNGTGTEDFSVDSSPPLKSCLMEGSEFVNEDSKVNLVPGLNGKGGPWSFEELIDLGVHAKSKPLLDDGGPEGPKVAFEEKTSSIHPAQPIEALSEM, from the exons ATGGCGGAAGGTGCAACGTCTCTGAAAGGGTTGCGGGCACAAATGG CTGCAGCTGCGCAGGCGCAGGCAGAGGAACGGCGTAACCAGGCAGGGAACAGCCCAACACCAGCAGCTCCAGCCAGCACAGTGAAGAGCCAAACCAGGCCAG TCATTGATGGGGCAGCCTTGAGGATAGACGACAAACTCAGAGTGGCCAAAGAAAGGAGAGAAGAGCAAGAAAAACAACATG CGTCCCGTGAGACTCAGCTCCTGGAGCGAGAGCGTAAGACCCGGCTGCAGGTGGAGAGACAGATGGAGGAGAGACAGAAGAAGCTGGAAGAACAGCGCAGGAAGGAGGAACAGAGAAGAGCTGCAGTGGAGGAGAAAAGGAAACAGAAATTAGAGGAAGAAAAG gtgcacTATGAGGCCGTGATGAGACGTACCCTGGAGCGCAGCCAGCGAGTAGAGCAGAGACAGAAGAGATGGTCCTGGGGTGGACTTTCAGACTCTGACAACAAAAATG GACAGATTGACAGTGGCCCTGCCTCCTCCCCGATTGCTATAGTAATCTCCCCTGCTTCTCCAGCCACCAAGCAACCAAGGAATCAGACGTCACAAG ACAAGCGCTCTTCCTCTACTACAAACCTGAAACAGACTGACTCAGTCATCAGCAAACGTCTCTCCTCATCCTCAGCCACCCTCCTTAATTCTCCTGATAAAC GTGCAAAGAAGAGAAGTTCGTCTTTGAACCGGTTGCCTAGCAATGTTCCTCAGGCCTCTAAAGAAGTGCATAAGCAGCCTCAGGTGGAAAAGACAG GCCCAATCCTGAAGAAGCGCAGCTCCTCCCTCTCTCGGGTAGGGGCTAAAACGCAGCCCGTCACCAAACCAGAGAAATCCACAGCAGATGAATCAG TGTCTATAGCTCGCCGCATGTTGGCTGCCCCCGTGGATAGCAGTGTCCTCAGTCGGCTGCTCACACCCACCCAGGCCTCGCTAGCTAGAAGCAAGAGTGCCGCGGCCCTGTCCGCCGAAGGAGGCGACACCCAAG AGTCTCACCTGTGTCCTCGTTCAGCATCTGCCAGCCCCATGCAGCCCCCAGCCCATGGACCCCTACGCAGTCGCAGCAGTGATCGAAAAAAAGGCCCACCTGCTTCTGTGTCTGCAGATGGCATTTCCAGTATGATGCAG AAAGCTGAGAAGGAGAAACGCTTCACGTCACCAGTAGGAAAACGCCCTGCCTCGCCCTCTAGTCGTCATCGATCCCCTTCTCCTTCTCCCGCTGCTAACACCACTACAAGAGCGCCCTCACCTGGAGCAGCCAA GCAGAGTCCATCCTTCCGTACTCCTTCTCCCAGTGGTTCGAAACAGCGGCCTCCATCCCCTCAGCCCTCTGCCACATCCAAACCTCCACCCATCCAGAAACCTGCTCTCACCCCCACCGGCCCGCCCACCCTTCGCAAAAGGGACTCCAAGCCAAAGGATATGTCTCCCATGATGCCTGTCACCCCACAGTCTCCAGAAACCAGCATGCCCAGCCCGGCACCCGCACCCAAAACCAAAGAGG AATCCAGTTCCAAAGCAGGAATCGCAGGAACTAACTCGGCTGCAGAGGCTTCGAAGATCCTGGCGGAGAACCGGCGTCTGGCACGcgagcagaaagagaaagaagagcaaCTCCGCATAcagaaagaagaggaagagaa GCTGAGGAAAGAGGAGGAGAAGCGGCTGGCAGAGGAGGAGCGCTTGAGACGTGCAGAGGAGGAGAAGAGGCTTGcggaggagaggaagagagaagaggaggTGCAGGCTCGTATAGCAGAGGAGGAGAGACAGCGAATGGAGTTGGAGGAGCAGCAAAGACAGGCTGAGCTAGAGAAAGAG CGCGAGGAGGCTGAAGCAAAGGCCCTAGAGGAAGCAGAGAGGCAGCGTCAAGAGAGAGAACGCATTATGCAACAGAACCAACAGGAGCGCATGGAGAGAAAGAAG AGAATTGAAGAAATTATGAAGAGAAccagaaaaacagaccaaatcgATTTTAAG AGTAATGATGAGAGGGACATTCCGTATGAAGACGGAGAGGAGGCTGAGGACCAAATATACTGTGAAAATAAGG aGTATCAGGCTGTCGAGTCAGAGCAGAATGCCATGAAGACAGAGCCATCAGACTTTCAGGAGCATCACTTACCTGAGGAGGAGCCAGTCAGCGAGCAAGAGGGGCCAGTTGATCGtatgaacacacaaacagatgTGGACAATAAAGAGAACAGCAATGGAACCGGTACAGAAGATTTCTCAGTGGACAG CAGCCCCCCTCTCAAGTCCTGTCTGATGGAGGGCTCAGAGTTTGTGAACGAGGACTCTAAAGTGAACCTGGTGCCAGGGTTGAATGGTAAAGGAGGACCCTGGAGCTTTGAGGAGCTGATCGATCTGGGTGTTCATGCGAAGAGCAAACCCCTATTGGATGATGGGGGCCCTGAGGGGCCTAAAGTGGCATTTGAAGAGAAAACCAGCTCCATTCATCCAGCCCAGCCTATTGAAGCTCTGTCCG AGATGTGA
- the LOC109104436 gene encoding ensconsin-like isoform X13, translated as MAEGATSLKGLRAQMAAAAQAQAEERRNQAGNSPTPAAPASTVKSQTRPVIDGAALRIDDKLRVAKERREEQEKQHASRETQLLERERKTRLQVERQMEERQKKLEEQRRKEEQRRAAVEEKRKQKLEEEKVHYEAVMRRTLERSQRVEQRQKRWSWGGLSDSDNKNDKRSSSTTNLKQTDSVISKRLSSSSATLLNSPDKLSIARRMLAAPVDSSVLSRLLTPTQASLARSKSAAALSAEGGDTQASASPMQPPAHGPLRSRSSDRKKGPPASVSADGISSMMQQKAEKEKRFTSPVGKRPASPSSRHRSPSPSPAANTTTRAPSPGAAKQSPSFRTPSPSGSKQRPPSPQPSATSKPPPIQKPALTPTGPPTLRKRDSKPKDMSPMMPVTPQSPETSMPSPAPAPKTKEESSSKAGIAGTNSAAEASKILAENRRLAREQKEKEEQLRIQKEEEEKLRKEEEKRLAEEERLRRAEEEKRLAEERKREEEVQARIAEEERQRMELEEQQRQAELEKEREEAEAKALEEAERQRQERERIMQQNQQERMERKKRIEEIMKRTRKTDQIDFKSNDERDIPYEDGEEAEDQIYCENKEYQAVESEQNAMKTEPSDFQEHHLPEEEPVSEQEGPVDRMNTQTDVDNKENSNGTGTEDFSVDSSPPLKSCLMEGSEFVNEDSKVNLVPGLNGKGGPWSFEELIDLGVHAKSKPLLDDGGPEGPKVAFEEKTSSIHPAQPIEALSEM; from the exons ATGGCGGAAGGTGCAACGTCTCTGAAAGGGTTGCGGGCACAAATGG CTGCAGCTGCGCAGGCGCAGGCAGAGGAACGGCGTAACCAGGCAGGGAACAGCCCAACACCAGCAGCTCCAGCCAGCACAGTGAAGAGCCAAACCAGGCCAG TCATTGATGGGGCAGCCTTGAGGATAGACGACAAACTCAGAGTGGCCAAAGAAAGGAGAGAAGAGCAAGAAAAACAACATG CGTCCCGTGAGACTCAGCTCCTGGAGCGAGAGCGTAAGACCCGGCTGCAGGTGGAGAGACAGATGGAGGAGAGACAGAAGAAGCTGGAAGAACAGCGCAGGAAGGAGGAACAGAGAAGAGCTGCAGTGGAGGAGAAAAGGAAACAGAAATTAGAGGAAGAAAAG gtgcacTATGAGGCCGTGATGAGACGTACCCTGGAGCGCAGCCAGCGAGTAGAGCAGAGACAGAAGAGATGGTCCTGGGGTGGACTTTCAGACTCTGACAACAAAAATG ACAAGCGCTCTTCCTCTACTACAAACCTGAAACAGACTGACTCAGTCATCAGCAAACGTCTCTCCTCATCCTCAGCCACCCTCCTTAATTCTCCTGATAAAC TGTCTATAGCTCGCCGCATGTTGGCTGCCCCCGTGGATAGCAGTGTCCTCAGTCGGCTGCTCACACCCACCCAGGCCTCGCTAGCTAGAAGCAAGAGTGCCGCGGCCCTGTCCGCCGAAGGAGGCGACACCCAAG CATCTGCCAGCCCCATGCAGCCCCCAGCCCATGGACCCCTACGCAGTCGCAGCAGTGATCGAAAAAAAGGCCCACCTGCTTCTGTGTCTGCAGATGGCATTTCCAGTATGATGCAG cAGAAAGCTGAGAAGGAGAAACGCTTCACGTCACCAGTAGGAAAACGCCCTGCCTCGCCCTCTAGTCGTCATCGATCCCCTTCTCCTTCTCCCGCTGCTAACACCACTACAAGAGCGCCCTCACCTGGAGCAGCCAA GCAGAGTCCATCCTTCCGTACTCCTTCTCCCAGTGGTTCGAAACAGCGGCCTCCATCCCCTCAGCCCTCTGCCACATCCAAACCTCCACCCATCCAGAAACCTGCTCTCACCCCCACCGGCCCGCCCACCCTTCGCAAAAGGGACTCCAAGCCAAAGGATATGTCTCCCATGATGCCTGTCACCCCACAGTCTCCAGAAACCAGCATGCCCAGCCCGGCACCCGCACCCAAAACCAAAGAGG AATCCAGTTCCAAAGCAGGAATCGCAGGAACTAACTCGGCTGCAGAGGCTTCGAAGATCCTGGCGGAGAACCGGCGTCTGGCACGcgagcagaaagagaaagaagagcaaCTCCGCATAcagaaagaagaggaagagaa GCTGAGGAAAGAGGAGGAGAAGCGGCTGGCAGAGGAGGAGCGCTTGAGACGTGCAGAGGAGGAGAAGAGGCTTGcggaggagaggaagagagaagaggaggTGCAGGCTCGTATAGCAGAGGAGGAGAGACAGCGAATGGAGTTGGAGGAGCAGCAAAGACAGGCTGAGCTAGAGAAAGAG CGCGAGGAGGCTGAAGCAAAGGCCCTAGAGGAAGCAGAGAGGCAGCGTCAAGAGAGAGAACGCATTATGCAACAGAACCAACAGGAGCGCATGGAGAGAAAGAAG AGAATTGAAGAAATTATGAAGAGAAccagaaaaacagaccaaatcgATTTTAAG AGTAATGATGAGAGGGACATTCCGTATGAAGACGGAGAGGAGGCTGAGGACCAAATATACTGTGAAAATAAGG aGTATCAGGCTGTCGAGTCAGAGCAGAATGCCATGAAGACAGAGCCATCAGACTTTCAGGAGCATCACTTACCTGAGGAGGAGCCAGTCAGCGAGCAAGAGGGGCCAGTTGATCGtatgaacacacaaacagatgTGGACAATAAAGAGAACAGCAATGGAACCGGTACAGAAGATTTCTCAGTGGACAG CAGCCCCCCTCTCAAGTCCTGTCTGATGGAGGGCTCAGAGTTTGTGAACGAGGACTCTAAAGTGAACCTGGTGCCAGGGTTGAATGGTAAAGGAGGACCCTGGAGCTTTGAGGAGCTGATCGATCTGGGTGTTCATGCGAAGAGCAAACCCCTATTGGATGATGGGGGCCCTGAGGGGCCTAAAGTGGCATTTGAAGAGAAAACCAGCTCCATTCATCCAGCCCAGCCTATTGAAGCTCTGTCCG AGATGTGA
- the LOC109104436 gene encoding ensconsin-like isoform X18 has translation MAEGATSLKGLRAQMAAAAQAQAEERRNQAGNSPTPAAPASTVKSQTRPVIDGAALRIDDKLRVAKERREEQEKQHASRETQLLERERKTRLQVERQMEERQKKLEEQRRKEEQRRAAVEEKRKQKLEEEKVHYEAVMRRTLERSQRVEQRQKRWSWGGLSDSDNKNDKRSSSTTNLKQTDSVISKRLSSSSATLLNSPDKQSHLCPRSASASPMQPPAHGPLRSRSSDRKKGPPASVSADGISSMMQQKAEKEKRFTSPVGKRPASPSSRHRSPSPSPAANTTTRAPSPGAAKQSPSFRTPSPSGSKQRPPSPQPSATSKPPPIQKPALTPTGPPTLRKRDSKPKDMSPMMPVTPQSPETSMPSPAPAPKTKEESSSKAGIAGTNSAAEASKILAENRRLAREQKEKEEQLRIQKEEEEKLRKEEEKRLAEEERLRRAEEEKRLAEERKREEEVQARIAEEERQRMELEEQQRQAELEKEREEAEAKALEEAERQRQERERIMQQNQQERMERKKRIEEIMKRTRKTDQIDFKSNDERDIPYEDGEEAEDQIYCENKEYQAVESEQNAMKTEPSDFQEHHLPEEEPVSEQEGPVDRMNTQTDVDNKENSNGTGTEDFSVDSSPPLKSCLMEGSEFVNEDSKVNLVPGLNGKGGPWSFEELIDLGVHAKSKPLLDDGGPEGPKVAFEEKTSSIHPAQPIEALSEM, from the exons ATGGCGGAAGGTGCAACGTCTCTGAAAGGGTTGCGGGCACAAATGG CTGCAGCTGCGCAGGCGCAGGCAGAGGAACGGCGTAACCAGGCAGGGAACAGCCCAACACCAGCAGCTCCAGCCAGCACAGTGAAGAGCCAAACCAGGCCAG TCATTGATGGGGCAGCCTTGAGGATAGACGACAAACTCAGAGTGGCCAAAGAAAGGAGAGAAGAGCAAGAAAAACAACATG CGTCCCGTGAGACTCAGCTCCTGGAGCGAGAGCGTAAGACCCGGCTGCAGGTGGAGAGACAGATGGAGGAGAGACAGAAGAAGCTGGAAGAACAGCGCAGGAAGGAGGAACAGAGAAGAGCTGCAGTGGAGGAGAAAAGGAAACAGAAATTAGAGGAAGAAAAG gtgcacTATGAGGCCGTGATGAGACGTACCCTGGAGCGCAGCCAGCGAGTAGAGCAGAGACAGAAGAGATGGTCCTGGGGTGGACTTTCAGACTCTGACAACAAAAATG ACAAGCGCTCTTCCTCTACTACAAACCTGAAACAGACTGACTCAGTCATCAGCAAACGTCTCTCCTCATCCTCAGCCACCCTCCTTAATTCTCCTGATAAAC AGTCTCACCTGTGTCCTCGTTCAGCATCTGCCAGCCCCATGCAGCCCCCAGCCCATGGACCCCTACGCAGTCGCAGCAGTGATCGAAAAAAAGGCCCACCTGCTTCTGTGTCTGCAGATGGCATTTCCAGTATGATGCAG cAGAAAGCTGAGAAGGAGAAACGCTTCACGTCACCAGTAGGAAAACGCCCTGCCTCGCCCTCTAGTCGTCATCGATCCCCTTCTCCTTCTCCCGCTGCTAACACCACTACAAGAGCGCCCTCACCTGGAGCAGCCAA GCAGAGTCCATCCTTCCGTACTCCTTCTCCCAGTGGTTCGAAACAGCGGCCTCCATCCCCTCAGCCCTCTGCCACATCCAAACCTCCACCCATCCAGAAACCTGCTCTCACCCCCACCGGCCCGCCCACCCTTCGCAAAAGGGACTCCAAGCCAAAGGATATGTCTCCCATGATGCCTGTCACCCCACAGTCTCCAGAAACCAGCATGCCCAGCCCGGCACCCGCACCCAAAACCAAAGAGG AATCCAGTTCCAAAGCAGGAATCGCAGGAACTAACTCGGCTGCAGAGGCTTCGAAGATCCTGGCGGAGAACCGGCGTCTGGCACGcgagcagaaagagaaagaagagcaaCTCCGCATAcagaaagaagaggaagagaa GCTGAGGAAAGAGGAGGAGAAGCGGCTGGCAGAGGAGGAGCGCTTGAGACGTGCAGAGGAGGAGAAGAGGCTTGcggaggagaggaagagagaagaggaggTGCAGGCTCGTATAGCAGAGGAGGAGAGACAGCGAATGGAGTTGGAGGAGCAGCAAAGACAGGCTGAGCTAGAGAAAGAG CGCGAGGAGGCTGAAGCAAAGGCCCTAGAGGAAGCAGAGAGGCAGCGTCAAGAGAGAGAACGCATTATGCAACAGAACCAACAGGAGCGCATGGAGAGAAAGAAG AGAATTGAAGAAATTATGAAGAGAAccagaaaaacagaccaaatcgATTTTAAG AGTAATGATGAGAGGGACATTCCGTATGAAGACGGAGAGGAGGCTGAGGACCAAATATACTGTGAAAATAAGG aGTATCAGGCTGTCGAGTCAGAGCAGAATGCCATGAAGACAGAGCCATCAGACTTTCAGGAGCATCACTTACCTGAGGAGGAGCCAGTCAGCGAGCAAGAGGGGCCAGTTGATCGtatgaacacacaaacagatgTGGACAATAAAGAGAACAGCAATGGAACCGGTACAGAAGATTTCTCAGTGGACAG CAGCCCCCCTCTCAAGTCCTGTCTGATGGAGGGCTCAGAGTTTGTGAACGAGGACTCTAAAGTGAACCTGGTGCCAGGGTTGAATGGTAAAGGAGGACCCTGGAGCTTTGAGGAGCTGATCGATCTGGGTGTTCATGCGAAGAGCAAACCCCTATTGGATGATGGGGGCCCTGAGGGGCCTAAAGTGGCATTTGAAGAGAAAACCAGCTCCATTCATCCAGCCCAGCCTATTGAAGCTCTGTCCG AGATGTGA
- the LOC109104436 gene encoding ensconsin-like isoform X11, whose translation MAEGATSLKGLRAQMAAAAQAQAEERRNQAGNSPTPAAPASTVKSQTRPVIDGAALRIDDKLRVAKERREEQEKQHASRETQLLERERKTRLQVERQMEERQKKLEEQRRKEEQRRAAVEEKRKQKLEEEKVHYEAVMRRTLERSQRVEQRQKRWSWGGLSDSDNKNGAKKRSSSLNRLPSNVPQASKEVHKQPQVEKTGPILKKRSSSLSRVGAKTQPVTKPEKSTADESVSIARRMLAAPVDSSVLSRLLTPTQASLARSKSAAALSAEGGDTQESHLCPRSASASPMQPPAHGPLRSRSSDRKKGPPASVSADGISSMMQQKAEKEKRFTSPVGKRPASPSSRHRSPSPSPAANTTTRAPSPGAAKQSPSFRTPSPSGSKQRPPSPQPSATSKPPPIQKPALTPTGPPTLRKRDSKPKDMSPMMPVTPQSPETSMPSPAPAPKTKEESSSKAGIAGTNSAAEASKILAENRRLAREQKEKEEQLRIQKEEEEKLRKEEEKRLAEEERLRRAEEEKRLAEERKREEEVQARIAEEERQRMELEEQQRQAELEKEREEAEAKALEEAERQRQERERIMQQNQQERMERKKRIEEIMKRTRKTDQIDFKSNDERDIPYEDGEEAEDQIYCENKEYQAVESEQNAMKTEPSDFQEHHLPEEEPVSEQEGPVDRMNTQTDVDNKENSNGTGTEDFSVDSSPPLKSCLMEGSEFVNEDSKVNLVPGLNGKGGPWSFEELIDLGVHAKSKPLLDDGGPEGPKVAFEEKTSSIHPAQPIEALSEM comes from the exons ATGGCGGAAGGTGCAACGTCTCTGAAAGGGTTGCGGGCACAAATGG CTGCAGCTGCGCAGGCGCAGGCAGAGGAACGGCGTAACCAGGCAGGGAACAGCCCAACACCAGCAGCTCCAGCCAGCACAGTGAAGAGCCAAACCAGGCCAG TCATTGATGGGGCAGCCTTGAGGATAGACGACAAACTCAGAGTGGCCAAAGAAAGGAGAGAAGAGCAAGAAAAACAACATG CGTCCCGTGAGACTCAGCTCCTGGAGCGAGAGCGTAAGACCCGGCTGCAGGTGGAGAGACAGATGGAGGAGAGACAGAAGAAGCTGGAAGAACAGCGCAGGAAGGAGGAACAGAGAAGAGCTGCAGTGGAGGAGAAAAGGAAACAGAAATTAGAGGAAGAAAAG gtgcacTATGAGGCCGTGATGAGACGTACCCTGGAGCGCAGCCAGCGAGTAGAGCAGAGACAGAAGAGATGGTCCTGGGGTGGACTTTCAGACTCTGACAACAAAAATG GTGCAAAGAAGAGAAGTTCGTCTTTGAACCGGTTGCCTAGCAATGTTCCTCAGGCCTCTAAAGAAGTGCATAAGCAGCCTCAGGTGGAAAAGACAG GCCCAATCCTGAAGAAGCGCAGCTCCTCCCTCTCTCGGGTAGGGGCTAAAACGCAGCCCGTCACCAAACCAGAGAAATCCACAGCAGATGAATCAG TGTCTATAGCTCGCCGCATGTTGGCTGCCCCCGTGGATAGCAGTGTCCTCAGTCGGCTGCTCACACCCACCCAGGCCTCGCTAGCTAGAAGCAAGAGTGCCGCGGCCCTGTCCGCCGAAGGAGGCGACACCCAAG AGTCTCACCTGTGTCCTCGTTCAGCATCTGCCAGCCCCATGCAGCCCCCAGCCCATGGACCCCTACGCAGTCGCAGCAGTGATCGAAAAAAAGGCCCACCTGCTTCTGTGTCTGCAGATGGCATTTCCAGTATGATGCAG cAGAAAGCTGAGAAGGAGAAACGCTTCACGTCACCAGTAGGAAAACGCCCTGCCTCGCCCTCTAGTCGTCATCGATCCCCTTCTCCTTCTCCCGCTGCTAACACCACTACAAGAGCGCCCTCACCTGGAGCAGCCAA GCAGAGTCCATCCTTCCGTACTCCTTCTCCCAGTGGTTCGAAACAGCGGCCTCCATCCCCTCAGCCCTCTGCCACATCCAAACCTCCACCCATCCAGAAACCTGCTCTCACCCCCACCGGCCCGCCCACCCTTCGCAAAAGGGACTCCAAGCCAAAGGATATGTCTCCCATGATGCCTGTCACCCCACAGTCTCCAGAAACCAGCATGCCCAGCCCGGCACCCGCACCCAAAACCAAAGAGG AATCCAGTTCCAAAGCAGGAATCGCAGGAACTAACTCGGCTGCAGAGGCTTCGAAGATCCTGGCGGAGAACCGGCGTCTGGCACGcgagcagaaagagaaagaagagcaaCTCCGCATAcagaaagaagaggaagagaa GCTGAGGAAAGAGGAGGAGAAGCGGCTGGCAGAGGAGGAGCGCTTGAGACGTGCAGAGGAGGAGAAGAGGCTTGcggaggagaggaagagagaagaggaggTGCAGGCTCGTATAGCAGAGGAGGAGAGACAGCGAATGGAGTTGGAGGAGCAGCAAAGACAGGCTGAGCTAGAGAAAGAG CGCGAGGAGGCTGAAGCAAAGGCCCTAGAGGAAGCAGAGAGGCAGCGTCAAGAGAGAGAACGCATTATGCAACAGAACCAACAGGAGCGCATGGAGAGAAAGAAG AGAATTGAAGAAATTATGAAGAGAAccagaaaaacagaccaaatcgATTTTAAG AGTAATGATGAGAGGGACATTCCGTATGAAGACGGAGAGGAGGCTGAGGACCAAATATACTGTGAAAATAAGG aGTATCAGGCTGTCGAGTCAGAGCAGAATGCCATGAAGACAGAGCCATCAGACTTTCAGGAGCATCACTTACCTGAGGAGGAGCCAGTCAGCGAGCAAGAGGGGCCAGTTGATCGtatgaacacacaaacagatgTGGACAATAAAGAGAACAGCAATGGAACCGGTACAGAAGATTTCTCAGTGGACAG CAGCCCCCCTCTCAAGTCCTGTCTGATGGAGGGCTCAGAGTTTGTGAACGAGGACTCTAAAGTGAACCTGGTGCCAGGGTTGAATGGTAAAGGAGGACCCTGGAGCTTTGAGGAGCTGATCGATCTGGGTGTTCATGCGAAGAGCAAACCCCTATTGGATGATGGGGGCCCTGAGGGGCCTAAAGTGGCATTTGAAGAGAAAACCAGCTCCATTCATCCAGCCCAGCCTATTGAAGCTCTGTCCG AGATGTGA